From Podospora bellae-mahoneyi strain CBS 112042 chromosome 5, whole genome shotgun sequence:
gacccCGGTtcgtcaccaccggcgtTGGGGTCCTTGACTGCTCTGAGGCTAACATCGCAACAGGGTCGGTCATGCACGGATGGTCGAATATCCAGCTCGATTTGGACACGAAGGATGCCATCGTCCAGTTGATTTACCAGGCAACAGGGACTATTTCGTCCCATCTCCGGTCTGGAATCCTCGCAAATGTCAAAGTCGGCGGTGCTCTACTCTACGGCCCCCCAGGGACAGGCAAGACTCATCTAGCAAGAGTGCTGGCCCACGAGTACGAGCTGGTCATGATTTCGGTATCTTCGGCCGACATTGAGTCGAGTCGTGTGGGTGAAACAGAAAAGACCATCCAAAACCTTTTCAGTCTAGCTCGCAAACTCCATCCAAGCATCATTTTCATCGATGAAGCGGACTCCCTCCTAAAGCGCAGGGAACCACACGACCACAGGTGGGAGCGTGCTCGACTGAACCAATTCCTTGCCGAAATGGATGGTCTCAAACAGGACATGAACTCGCCGTTTGTTATCCTGGCCACCAACCTTCCACAAGCACTTGATGACGCCGTTCTCCGTCGCGTTCCTGCAAGATTGTTCATGGGCTTACCGCGGGCGCGGGCGAGGCGAGAGATTCTTGCAATCTGCCTCCGCGAAGACGTTGTTGCAGACGACGTGAACGTTGACGACCTTGTACGACGCACCAAGGGTTATACAGGCTCCGACCTGCATACTCTGTGTGTCCAGGCTGCTTTGATCTCAGCGGCCGAATCCCAAGCGTCGAGGTCTGTTAACAACATGACCGGGCTTAGTAGCATACAGCGAGTCCACTTTGAAAAGGCACTGAGGCGATCAGCACCTACGAGCACTGGACACGCACTGGCTGCGATCCGGGAATTTGCAAAAGCAAGCGACCCACAAGCATTGGCTCAGTTTACAGCGCCTGACAATGATGAGGTAGAACAAGCATCGACATCGGCAGAGCCTTCGTTGCCCCGCCAGAAGACGGCAATCACGACCGGTACATTGACACCTCCGGATCAAAGTATTGACAACGTAGGAGATTCGGGGTCTGTGACAGAGGGTGAAGCCGCTTCTGACTTTGCATCGCCTGAGTTCGGAGTCCCAGAAGCTCCAACGTCGCATAAAACAACCTCTGCATTACAGCCGCTTTACACACCCCTGAAAAGCAGCAGCCGACAAATCAGAGTGCTATCCATCACGCCACAGTCACCCAAAACTCAGGACAGTTGGATAGAGTGCAGGCTTGAGACGGTCGACCTCGATGACATGGAGGTGTGGTACCACGAGCTGCGGACCATACTCCAAGCAAACGATGGCGAGTTCCCATTTGATGTGACCAAAACACCTCCGGCATGGATTCTAGCGACAGCTGCAAACGAGCTTGCCAAGGAACAATCAAAAGACACTGAGATGCACTGGGCATATGTTTTGGAAAAGTTCAACTCAATCCCTGAGCTGAAGACGTTGAAATCAGACATACCATTCGAAAGGTTGACAAGATGGACAGAGTTCGCTCCGAGATATGAATGGGGGGACTACATAGCTATGAGTTATACCTGGGTGAGCACTGTCATCGTCGTCAGCTACGCTGTATTACGCTGACACCTTTATCTCAGGGACCTCCCGAACCTTCTCACACCATCTTGGTGAATAATCACGAGGTACAAGTTGGTGGCAACCTTTACCAGATGCTCTTGAGGCTCAGGAAGTCAGTAGAGGTCAAACAGTCACATCTCAAGGTCTGGATTGATGCCCTCTGCATCAACCAAAATGAcgacaaagaaaaggagaCCGAGGTGCAAAAGATGGATTTGATATACAGCATGGCTCTGGCAGTTCGAGGGTGGATAGGTGCCCCGTCCTCGGCAGCACCAGGGTCCCCTTTTGACACCGCTTACACATTGGTGCGACAGTGGTTCAGTCAGCATCAGGGAATCCCCAAGTCTTACATTTCCGACCCCACACTATACCCTCAGTCACTACTTCGGTCGTTGCGAACTGTGGCCTTTGAGCTCATCAGACTGCCGTACTGGAGTCGCACTTGGATCACACAGGAGATTGCGCTCGCTAATTCTGTTTGTTTTTGGTACGGTGATGACTACCTCTTTGTACCCGGAGAGATAAAGCGAGCGCTTGAACCGTTTGTCGACTTTAGCTCGGCACTCAATCAGCCATCAGACTTGCACTTTATGTGGGATGACGGTGAGCTTGACTCCAGCTCTGATCTCCCCTCGATCCAGGAACAACGGATGTTGTCTCAGCACGTCCATCGAATCTTTGTCAAGTTTGACCTTCGGGAGCTCCCCAGGGTTAATAACACCGGACTTCTCATCACGATTTTGACTTTGGCCCAAGCATCTGCCGCCACAGATTTGCGCGACAAAGTCTATGGGACACTGGCCctgctccccctctccatcagAGAGAGTGTCAAACCCAACTATGCTGAGTTTTATGCGGCACTCGATGCTTACGCAGACTTTACTAAAGCCTGTATCCTCGGCCTGGGCGATCTATCAATATGGACCTACCTAACCCGGTTACAGCCCCGTCCAGGGGGTAGCTCTCTACCGAGCTGGGCCATCGATCTCAGTAGTGAGGCGGACGATGCTTTGGTTCAAGAACGTACGACCCCACCTTCACGTCCTGGTTCCCGCTTCAACGCCAACGCGGGAAAACAACAGTGTCCTGCCTTTTCTCACGACGGGCGCATCATGTATTGCGAGGGACTGATCATCGACTCCATTGACACGTTGACGATGGCGCCCTCGCGCGCAAGGGAAATCACATTACAGGATTCGTATTTCAACCCGTTGTCTTCAGtgaccaacccccccgcTGCCCCGTCGAACATGCCCAACGAAGACGCCAGGACGGCTTTAGCACGCGTGCTGCACGCAGAACCCGAGTATGACATATCCAATCCAAGCTGTCTCCTCAATCTGGCCTGGGGTCTAAAGGAAGATCGTCCGCCAGACGGGCTCAACTGGCAAAGACTGGAAGCCAACATCAAGGACGCTTCTGAACTAGCTCACGCCCACATGTCCTTGTTGTGGTGGCGTGCCCTTCTCCATGCCAACCTCGACTTTATGATCAAAGGGTGCCCACTGCACAGCTACTTTTCTTCAGGTGCGGCACAAGACTTCCAACCACACGAGTACACGTACCAGGATCTATCTCAGACATCTTATCGAAGACTTTGCATGACTTCGAATGGTCGGGTTGGGACGGTGCCAGGTCTGGCCCAAGCCGGCGATAAGATTGTCGTTCTCTTTGCTTGCCAAAAGCCGGTGGTGGTTCGCCCCAAGGGGAAGCATTACGAGTTCATCGGCACCTGTTTTGTGGACGGGCTCATGAAGGGGGAGGCCGTGGCTGATATGGAAAGCGGGGGCAAGCTCAATCCTGCGATGATTTCTTTTTGTTAGGTGCCACTTCTTCCTAGTAAACTTGTTACAAAATCCCCCCCTCgctccacccctcccaatcctGCTCCCAGTCAacatccaccatctcctcatcagcatcaattgccaacctcgccatcagatcccccagctcctcggctAACTGCTCGTCAAAATCAACATAAACatccatatcctcccccccatacCTCGCACTAAACTCCTCCAGAATACTTCTCCCCTGTTCGGTTCTCTGGTCAGCCCAAAGATCAACATGCACCGCCCCTTCAATCCCGCCAAAATACTCCATTCGCGTCTGCCCATCTTCattctcctccaaccaagcGGTAAACTCGTCCACCACCCTTACAAGCTCGCTTCTCCCCCTCGCGGAGTTCATCCACCCTATTTTGACCCCGTGCTCCCTGTCCCATAATCTAGCCTCAAcagtcatcaacaccaaaccaTGAAGGACCTCTCCGGTGACACGTCCAAACCACGCCTCGGGTTGGTGTGCGATAACCTCCTCCCAGAATAAACTCTGACCTTCCAGGCTGCGCATTTTCTATTGGTCATCAGCATCGTTCTGTTTCCAGTCTGGTTTGAtctcaccatcccctcccctttcaaaacccccaacccagcctcGAAAACAGATACCAATCCCCTCTCTACCACTTTTTTGTCCAGCTCGTTGGCCCCCGCGCCGAATGCGTGCAGGAGAGCCCTTCTTTCACGTCCCTCCAGGCCGGCTAACCTCCTTTCTAGCTTTCGGCTGTGCCGATTTCGGGTTTCGCGCACCGGCCAGGAGAAGCCGATTTTGGGGAGCAGTTTTCGAAGGGATGCTGGTGGGCGTTTGACTTTTTCTGCTGACAAGGCCTTACTGGTCTGTACCGGCGGGGTGGATGGCTGAGCAGCGGCATGACGAGATGgtgatgtgggaggggaagggggggggaggctCATCGTTGAGCACCGCCTAGCAAGTGGCATCCTTTCCGACGACGGCAACCCTTTTTTTCGGCTTTGGCAGAGAAAATAAAGCTGGGAAGATGTCGTTTTCGTATTCCTTAGACACCGCCTCTGTCTCGGCAAGCTTGATCTGGAGGTTGCTGTCGGCAAACAGCCAagtctcctcctctttctcggGCGGGGGTTCACAGCCctgccatcatcttccccattcccaccaccaccaccaccaccacctcgaccattatcatcataatcatcatcatcatcatcatcatcattatcatcatcatcacggTGTCGAGGTTCTGAGAACCGGCCGAGCTGAACAGCAACTTCCTGAGCCATACCTACCTGAGTCAAGCTTGAATTGGACGACGAGCAGAGGGGAGACACAAAATAGTCGATCCGGGGGTCCAGGTAGGAGCAGGCAGCTGAAACAGCTAGCAAACAGgacaaacaaccaaaaagTCTCTCCACGGCAATACCCAACTCCCGAGAGACGACAGCTACATATATatacccaacccaaccaaacaTGTCTCACATTCATCAATGCCAACCCCCCAGAAAGAAAGGCCTTGTTACCCATCAGCAACAAAGCATTGGTTTTGCCTGTACTGATGGAAGGCTTCAGTGGGCACCAGATATTGCTAGACCTCAACAATGGTTCATTCAGCCCACAACTGCCTTCTACAAAATCTGCGGAACGATACAGTCCTACTCACACAGAGCCTTTACCCCTCCTTGCATGTTCTGCCACAATGTAGCACTACCTGCCTAGTCATTGACCAAAAAAATCTCAAAAGGAAACTCAGTTTCTGAATCTTCAAACATTCTCACTCAGCCACTGCACTGCGCCAGCCGCGAATCGAACGcggggcccatcgatggcaacgatggattttACCACTAAACCACTGGCGCTATGAGGGATTTGATGTGCTTGTTGGCATGGAAGAGAGCTTGATCACGTCTTCGCGGGTGTGGGGGGTACAAGGGCCGGAGTCCGGGATAGCCTCGCCCTGAAATGGAATATCACGCATGGTCATCCCAGACGTCCGTATCAGCAGGTACACAACTTACGGAACCGAGAAATACAGCAGCATCAACTGAGGTCATGAATCTATTGAAGCCCAACCAGGCCCTTTTGGCAGAAAAAAACTACAAACTAGGTGCAAAAACCACATTCCGTCCCTTCATTATACGCCGTCCCAAAACCCGTCTACTCCAGCTGGCCAATGCCGAGGTGGTCCACATCGGCCTTAACGATACGCAGAGTGTTTGTGTTGCCCATGCCGCCCTTCCAGCCCtggacaaccaccaccgtctcacCCTCGTTGAGAACACCCAAGTCGATAGCGTGGGTAAGACCCCATTTGATGCGGCGatccacatcctcctgcCAGTTGACTTTGCTAAAGTCGGGCTTGGCCTCTGGGAAGGAGAATGGGTATACGCCGCGGTACAAGTGGGCATATCTCGAGGCCGACGCGTTCCGAgtgatcatgatgatggggcaAACAGGGCGGTACTTGGAGATGAGGCGGGCAGAGACCCCCGAGGTGGAGAGAACGAAGATGGCCGAGGCGTTGAGGTCGAGAGACGTCCGGACAGCCGCCATGGCGCAAGACTCGACAATGGAGACGGGGCGCTTGACAAGGGCGCACAGCTCCTCGAAGTGGCTGACATATGGGATGGTGTTCTCGGCCTTGAGGCAAGCCTCGCTCATCTCACGGACAGCCTCGTTGGGGTAGCTACCCTTGGCTGTCTCACCGGAAAGCTAGGCGATGTTAGTGCCTGGGTGCAAACAAGACATCTTTGCTGCAAACATACCATGACACAGTCGGCGCCGTCAGTAACTGCGTTGCCAACATCACTGATTTCGGCTCTGGTTGGCCTGGGGTTCTTGATCATGGACTCGAGCATCTGAGTGGCGCAAATGACGGGCTTGCCAGCAATGTTGCACATGGCAATGATCTTCTTCTGAGCGGCGAACACCTCGGCGGCGGGAATCTCGATACCGAGATCGCCACGGGCAACCATGACACCGTCGGTCTCCTCGAGAATCTCGGCAAAGTTGTTGAGACCTTGTCTGTTCTCAATCTTGGCAATGATCTGAATgtgcttgccctcctcgccgaggACCTCACGAATGTCCTTGATGTCTTGCCCTCTGCGGATGAAAGCTGTGGCAAATCAAAAAAATTAGCACATGTCGTTACAGCCAGCCATGGGCGTACATACAAGCAAAGACCATGTCGACATTGTTCTTGACGCCGAACAGGAGATcggccttgtccttctcggAGAGGGCGGGCAGATCGACATCGGTGTTGGGCAGGTTGACACCCTTGCGGGAAGAGATGAAACCATTGTTGCGCGCCTGAaccttgatggtcttgtcgTCGACAATCTCGAGCACATCGAACGCCAAGACACCGTCGTCGACGTAAATAATGCGGCCTGGGGAGATGACCTTGGTGATGTTCTTGTAGTCGACGTACCTGGTGGCAGTGTCAGTATAGGAGGTTTGTGGGGGGTGAATCGGGGGAGCTTACATGTTCTCGGTGGTGCAGGCCGTGGCATACTTCTCatcggtggtgatgttcaAGATGGCGCCGGCGGAGATGGGGAGATCGGCATCGTTGACGGTGTTGCCGGTACGGATCTCGGGGCCCTTGGTGTCGAGGGCGATGGCGACCTGACGGCCCTTCTGGGCCTTCTCGGCAGCGCGAGCATTGTCAATGACAGACTCTGCAGTCACAGACTGTTAGCACCGACGATCACAGGAAGACAAGACTTGTGCCAAGCATCCGTGGATGGCCAGGCGGTGGTGTCTGCGGGTCGCCCAGGTGGAGCCAGGGAAAGCTGGACCTGAGCGGACCTCGCGACCTCTCCACCAAAGCGCATCATCGAGGCATGGATAGCGCAGGGAACATACGGTGGTACTCGTAGCTGCCGTGGGAGAAGTTCATGCGCACCACGTTGAGGCCAGCCTCGCGGAGCTTGTTGATGGCCTCAACAGAGTTCGTCTTGGGGCCAATGGtgcagatgatggaggtgcGGCGGAAGTTGCGGGCAGGCTGGAACGCGGTATCGAGCTGCGAGAGCCATTCGATCTTGCCCCCCAAGTTGAGGTGGTCGAGAGCTGTGTTGACCATGTTGAAGGACTGTAGGGGAATTCTGAGCGAGACTCGGAACCCGGAAGGAGGAGATAGAGGTCGGACTGCTAAAGATTCCTGGAGACGAGGTCTTGTCAGCGGAACAGGTTCGAAATCCAACCATGGAATTTGCTGAGGTGTTTGCTGAGGCGGAAACAAGAACACAAAATCGAGTTCCGGCCGGAAGTcgagcagaagaaggcaaCCCCTCGCCCAGCCAGGGTCCCGTCGGACTGCAGCGATAACGGAACACCGGACGCGCTGACGCCGCAACCCCCGGCCAGCCAACGAGAGAcagaagagacagaaaagacagaaaagacAGGAAAGAcagaagagacagaagagacagaagaGACAAACTCACCTCTTAACAATGCGATGTTCAAGAGTGGTCGAGCAGgtgaagagaggaagggagaACGAgagggatggatggatgggaaagTCGAGGAAAAGTTGAGGGAATTGGGTTTGTATCTAGTTCTGGAAGTTCTGCgcgaaaaaaagaaaaaaaaaacagatgCGGTTCAACCAAAGCCCAGCCAAACTGGACTTGCCTGCCTTCGGGCATGGAGGGGAAGcttcccccccaaaagctCTTTCCCAACAATCATCCCACTCAGCTCTTGCCAAAGCCCCAcgcacccctcccctccctggACAGTgaatgggtggatggggtcTTGACGTGGGCGGTTAGGTTAGGTTCGTCTCCCCTTGCCATTGAGGTGGCCTGGTCAAACCTGGAACCCATCGCGGTGGCTTGCATCGGCCATGCATGATGAAGATACGAAGCCCCGAGATCCAGCCCCCGGAGTAGATTGACTTGACCCCTATTTATATGCATGTAGCATCTCTGTGTCCATCACATCGTTCGTCCATGGCATCGCTGCCGTGAGTGTTCCTGCCAAGGCCCCTCACCAGATGAAGGCCCAAAAAGAACGCGGGGGTTCTCATCAGATTACCCCACCTTTCTGACGGGCGGTGAGAGGGCCAttggtggcgggggtggtgttcTGTCGTTTGGGTGACACAGAGAATGTCAACCAATCGCTGACAACTCTGACGGCATGCGGGGCCGAATGAGGGAAAAGCGGGACAATTCCAAAGGGGTTTGGCCTGCTTTGCTCGTGACTCCGCACGTGCATTCTTGCTGGCTGAGCTGCCCTGCTGAGGTAAGGCAACCTTGAAGTGGTCCAAGCTCTCGAATCGGCGGCTGCGCACGGGGCACAGGGTGgctggaagaggagctgAGTCTTGCTGGTGTCTGTCGTTGTCGCTTGCTTCTGATCGCCCGACCGACCCCCCGCTAAAGATTCCATACCGACACCACCAGAACCGCATCACCATCGCTATCCTCCCCACGTTCCTGTCGAGACTGCCCCGCGCCGCCGATATCTGTCCAACTCTCGTCCGTTGCGAAAATAAATTTGTTCTCGGTCAACTAGATTCACCATGGTCGTAAGTATTCGCCCCCTTCGAgtgccatcaccgcctctTTCTGCTCGGCGGTCTCTGTGTCGCTTTCCGAGTCTAAGAACCATGCcgtcttccagctcctcgactTACTGACATTCGGCCTCTGGTCAAAGCTGGCAAGGTTGACTCATTATGCCTTTGATGCTGTGCTCGGTGAGTCGCTGCCCACACCCCTCGCCTGCACCGCCTTTGCTTGAACTCTCTGTCGGCTAACCCAACATACTTAGTTTCCACCATCCTTGCGGGGATGAAGCGCTCGACTGGCCTGACGTGAGTCGATTAACGAGAACATGGAAAGAACCGAATAAATGTGCTGATGGTTCGGAATTCGCAGTTTCCAAGCAGATCAGATTGGCGATTCGGACCAGGACCCCTTCAGGAAGTTCATGAACCGCTACCTCGGTGTCGGCGAGTGGGTGATGGATCAGTCGGTTGCCATTGCAGGCTCGAGCAAGTGGTTCAAGAGAACCCGGTAAAGCGCCTCCATGCTTTCATGACGAAACGATCGAAACCGGATGGCGGGGAAACAGGCGGTCGAGGCGAGGGGAGCATATGGACGCCAGCCTCCCTATGGCTCAACTGGTTTGgggctggcggaggagatcaTGATCATGATCATGTTCATGTTATGACCGGGCCGGGTACATGCGGGCGGTTTTCGGGGTGCTTTTCTCGAGTCGCGCggtctttttttgttggcgGCGTTCATGGACTCTCCTTGACAAGAGAAGGGGATGCATTTTCTCCTCTTGGGATTCTGAATATCGGATTTGGTCCTAGGATTTTTGCGCAATACCATTGGAATTTTCCCATCTCTGTGTCCTGGTGATGCAGGAGGCTCCTGGGGTGTGTTTCTGTCCGTTTCCCGTTCTGTTCCGATGCCCCATCCGGGGTA
This genomic window contains:
- a CDS encoding hypothetical protein (COG:O; EggNog:ENOG503NWYM), with amino-acid sequence MTWFLQYSVRPETILTILAVAISVDQLVTIVATTGAVVLSLCFWLHIIGLSSDFFPTFGQHARLQPDSFSQEHLSQRQLEEEDLQPKAVGEEMKSREELSSTPVGGSSVSSSDSRTQSESEALEEQAVEQGYLGKVPAEYNLPEDDIKGPLEVPIWFLNYNLKTTSELANHMPKVIIKEDAPDTAYGEDAVFEIKSAVYNNLWSVLSNPSQTWESANEENVPFFRRATLLLTAINTMYGARGHRAFFEAVVEQFATDIGADLITLDIEDVLDLGEYWLNGPESRGCVQEGKRDKPLLFAHTLLDVPDQRIFRHGTGSATPERRPLIIHIPDVHHFDIPDDNDLQGSPRWFDFGDIKEILDVIQLAIINQAGGNGATLLVLSSRYYTTSHRNTDIPVVHALLEAEEDITLVPLKTPSQVKLLEEGLPNCDRHLRINIRSFQRQIRATIGDFTSPLLQPHTAWEFINDCETSKRFCLGHRQHGEIISVGKKVALQVGRHGSVTADHIRQSLIAVASHGEMLKDWDIESSVDDVQSRWAQFSPHIRQKLEQAENGNNDAEKQLLDLVVDPGSVMHGWSNIQLDLDTKDAIVQLIYQATGTISSHLRSGILANVKVGGALLYGPPGTGKTHLARVLAHEYELVMISVSSADIESSRVGETEKTIQNLFSLARKLHPSIIFIDEADSLLKRREPHDHRWERARLNQFLAEMDGLKQDMNSPFVILATNLPQALDDAVLRRVPARLFMGLPRARARREILAICLREDVVADDVNVDDLVRRTKGYTGSDLHTLCVQAALISAAESQASRSVNNMTGLSSIQRVHFEKALRRSAPTSTGHALAAIREFAKASDPQALAQFTAPDNDEVEQASTSAEPSLPRQKTAITTGTLTPPDQSIDNVGDSGSVTEGEAASDFASPEFGVPEAPTSHKTTSALQPLYTPLKSSSRQIRVLSITPQSPKTQDSWIECRLETVDLDDMEVWYHELRTILQANDGEFPFDVTKTPPAWILATAANELAKEQSKDTEMHWAYVLEKFNSIPELKTLKSDIPFERLTRWTEFAPRYEWGDYIAMSYTWGPPEPSHTILVNNHEVQVGGNLYQMLLRLRKSVEVKQSHLKVWIDALCINQNDDKEKETEVQKMDLIYSMALAVRGWIGAPSSAAPGSPFDTAYTLVRQWFSQHQGIPKSYISDPTLYPQSLLRSLRTVAFELIRLPYWSRTWITQEIALANSVCFWYGDDYLFVPGEIKRALEPFVDFSSALNQPSDLHFMWDDGELDSSSDLPSIQEQRMLSQHVHRIFVKFDLRELPRVNNTGLLITILTLAQASAATDLRDKVYGTLALLPLSIRESVKPNYAEFYAALDAYADFTKACILGLGDLSIWTYLTRLQPRPGGSSLPSWAIDLSSEADDALVQERTTPPSRPGSRFNANAGKQQCPAFSHDGRIMYCEGLIIDSIDTLTMAPSRAREITLQDSYFNPLSSVTNPPAAPSNMPNEDARTALARVLHAEPEYDISNPSCLLNLAWGLKEDRPPDGLNWQRLEANIKDASELAHAHMSLLWWRALLHANLDFMIKGCPLHSYFSSGAAQDFQPHEYTYQDLSQTSYRRLCMTSNGRVGTVPGLAQAGDKIVVLFACQKPVVVRPKGKHYEFIGTCFVDGLMKGEAVADMESGGKLNPAMISFC
- the PYK1 gene encoding Pyruvate kinase (BUSCO:EOG09261QXC; COG:G; EggNog:ENOG503NUBE) — protein: MVNTALDHLNLGGKIEWLSQLDTAFQPARNFRRTSIICTIGPKTNSVEAINKLREAGLNVVRMNFSHGSYEYHQSVIDNARAAEKAQKGRQVAIALDTKGPEIRTGNTVNDADLPISAGAILNITTDEKYATACTTENMYVDYKNITKVISPGRIIYVDDGVLAFDVLEIVDDKTIKVQARNNGFISSRKGVNLPNTDVDLPALSEKDKADLLFGVKNNVDMVFASFIRRGQDIKDIREVLGEEGKHIQIIAKIENRQGLNNFAEILEETDGVMVARGDLGIEIPAAEVFAAQKKIIAMCNIAGKPVICATQMLESMIKNPRPTRAEISDVGNAVTDGADCVMLSGETAKGSYPNEAVREMSEACLKAENTIPYVSHFEELCALVKRPVSIVESCAMAAVRTSLDLNASAIFVLSTSGVSARLISKYRPVCPIIMITRNASASRYAHLYRGVYPFSFPEAKPDFSKVNWQEDVDRRIKWGLTHAIDLGVLNEGETVVVVQGWKGGMGNTNTLRIVKADVDHLGIGQLE
- a CDS encoding hypothetical protein (EggNog:ENOG503P6T0; COG:S), with amino-acid sequence MVLARLTHYAFDAVLVSTILAGMKRSTGLTFQADQIGDSDQDPFRKFMNRYLGVGEWVMDQSVAIAGSSKWFKRTR